Below is a window of Deltaproteobacteria bacterium DNA.
GTGGCCGTAGCACACCAGCCGGTATTTCCCTTCGGAAAAAAGCCCCAAGGCGGTTTCCCGGTAATGGGTGAAGGCCGCCGCAAATCCGTTTCCATCGTCGATTCTGCCCCACTCGCCGTGAAAGGTGATGTTGTGAAACTTTGTGAGGGAAAATTTGGTGAGCAGAAACCGGTCGCCGTCGTTGTTGCCGAAAACAGCGTGAACCGGCAGGCCCGATCCTGCCAGAATCGGCAGCATGAAGGGGGCCACCAGGTCGCCGCAGTGGATTATCATGCCAGCGCCCTTTTCCACGGCTGCGGATACGGCTCTTTTCAGGTTTTCCATGTGATCGTGGCTGTCGCTCATGACCGCTATGATCATAGCCTGACTCCTCCGGCTGCTACCTGCGCCTTGACCGTTTCCTGGCCTTTTTCGATTTCTTTGCAGATTTTTTTACGGATTTCCTTACCGGCTTTTTGACTGACTTTTTGGCCGGTTTCTTGGGCGTCCCAAGGGCTTTTCCCGCCTTGTCCGACTGGTTCGGATCGGGTATCACAAGTATCATGGCGGACTGGTCGTTTACAAGCCAGCTTGCGGCCATGCCGGAAATTTCCTGGGCGCTTATGGACTCGTAGTCGGTGAGGATGGTGCGGCTCCAGTCGATCTGCTCCGGGTGGCGGCCCGACCCGGACAGCACCGTGCCGAGCCAGTAAGAGTTGGTGCGCAGGGTCTCCTTAACCTCGGTCACGGAGGGAGCCACGGCCCTTTGAAGCTCATCCTCCGTAACCCCGTCCTTTCTCAGTTCCTCGGCTATGGCCTTCACTTCTTCCGCCATCTGCCGGGCCTTTTCCCCATCCACCCGGACAATGGCCGACAGGTAGCCGTAATCCTTGTATGCCCGGCTTGCCATGTTCC
It encodes the following:
- a CDS encoding YfcE family phosphodiesterase codes for the protein MIIAVMSDSHDHMENLKRAVSAAVEKGAGMIIHCGDLVAPFMLPILAGSGLPVHAVFGNNDGDRFLLTKFSLTKFHNITFHGEWGRIDDGNGFAAAFTHYRETALGLFSEGKYRLVCYGHTHQHFSRKEGGTLLLNPGEIMGKDEQAGFCLVDTITGGFRREVLWPGGEPTRP